Proteins encoded in a region of the Alphaproteobacteria bacterium genome:
- the pdxH gene encoding pyridoxamine 5'-phosphate oxidase, with protein MPFDPPYGERAESSPTLKFSEWYGQAKLKEKQDVSAVCLATATRCGAPSCRMVLLKDFSESGFTFYTNAQSRKGCDIDDNPQAAMCFYWPECGLQIRVEGFVTNLSDTEADAYFNTRPLKSRIGAWASQQSRPLKDRSELMKRIAYYTAKWATGNVERPPYWKGFRIVPDYFEFWGNGAYRIHERHIYYLRDDDWYEAMLQP; from the coding sequence ATGCCATTCGATCCGCCCTATGGAGAGCGGGCAGAATCCAGTCCAACACTCAAGTTTTCTGAGTGGTATGGGCAAGCGAAATTAAAAGAAAAGCAGGATGTTTCGGCAGTTTGTCTTGCAACTGCCACACGCTGCGGCGCACCTTCCTGCCGCATGGTGCTTTTGAAAGATTTCAGTGAGTCGGGCTTCACCTTCTATACCAATGCACAGAGCCGCAAAGGCTGCGATATCGATGATAATCCGCAGGCAGCCATGTGTTTCTATTGGCCTGAATGCGGCCTTCAGATTCGCGTGGAGGGCTTTGTAACCAACCTGAGCGATACGGAGGCAGATGCGTATTTTAATACGCGCCCTCTCAAATCACGAATCGGGGCATGGGCATCGCAGCAGTCGAGGCCGCTTAAAGACCGATCCGAACTCATGAAGCGCATTGCTTATTACACGGCTAAATGGGCAACGGGAAACGTTGAGAGACCACCGTACTGGAAAGGTTTTCGGATCGTACCTGATTATTTTGAATTTTGGGGTAACGGCGCATATCGCATTCACGAGCGTCACATTTATTACCTGCGTGATGACGATTGGTACGAGGCTATGCTGCAACCTTAA
- a CDS encoding hemerythrin domain-containing protein, producing the protein MKNLDRFRHEHAEILGIAYEIRHLLQPDHVSKNAGMLHALLAQLTRKTLAHLLHEDRSVYQELLLSEHEPTRMLARNHAQSMGCFADSLKHYLNDWPDTQTLARKPKQFCEQTQALIADLERRIDHEERGLYPFSEGRA; encoded by the coding sequence ATGAAAAACTTGGATCGTTTTCGTCATGAACATGCAGAAATACTGGGAATTGCGTATGAGATTCGCCATCTGCTGCAACCAGATCACGTGTCAAAAAATGCTGGCATGCTACATGCGCTCCTTGCGCAGTTGACCCGAAAAACCTTGGCGCATCTGCTTCATGAAGACCGCAGCGTTTATCAGGAGCTATTACTCAGCGAACATGAACCCACCAGAATGCTTGCCAGAAATCACGCACAAAGCATGGGTTGCTTTGCGGATAGCCTTAAGCACTATCTAAATGACTGGCCTGATACGCAGACTCTTGCCCGCAAACCAAAGCAATTTTGCGAGCAGACGCAGGCGCTGATTGCGGACCTTGAGCGCCGAATTGATCATGAAGAGCGCGGATTATACCCTTTTTCGGAAGGCCGAGCATGA
- the hemN gene encoding oxygen-independent coproporphyrinogen III oxidase, with translation MSSTLAAPSFETPEKPPTWLGLQAPRYTSYPSAQHFHAGVNADLHASWLASIRKDQTVSAYVHIPFCRELCWFCGCHTKMTYRDEPIEKYVRVLLDEIALIGKHAAGKGILKQIHFGGGSPSLLNESQLMSILYALASAFEFAPPGELAIELDPRTTSEEKIAFYGSLGFTRVSMGIQDFDPKVQKAVNRIQSFEMVAGLMKRLHEAGIHQINTDLIYGLPYQTVTSFEHTLKQTLSLTPSRIALFSYAHVPHMKKHQRLIDEHALPDDRTKLTLYRMATEFLLANGYTAIGIDHFARADDSLTVAANSHRMRRNFQGYVTDTTDILLGFGTSAISQFPGGYTQNYSATHEYSKRIEAGQLATCRGWKAGAQDSFRKEIIDTLMCYMEADIGQIAAKHGQDANICARELTLLQECAYSDIAHTKGNLVQIATPYRMASRAVAAVFDQYQLPDSAQYSRVS, from the coding sequence GTGTCAAGCACTCTAGCCGCGCCGTCCTTTGAAACACCTGAGAAACCGCCAACTTGGCTGGGGTTGCAAGCGCCGCGCTATACCAGCTACCCATCGGCGCAGCATTTTCATGCTGGCGTGAATGCGGATCTACATGCGTCGTGGCTTGCCTCCATACGCAAGGATCAAACGGTTTCTGCCTATGTACATATTCCGTTTTGCAGGGAGCTATGCTGGTTTTGCGGTTGCCACACCAAGATGACCTACCGTGATGAACCGATAGAAAAATACGTGCGCGTATTGCTGGATGAGATTGCACTGATTGGAAAGCACGCCGCTGGGAAAGGAATATTGAAGCAGATTCACTTTGGCGGCGGAAGCCCAAGCCTGCTGAACGAATCACAGCTCATGTCAATTTTGTATGCACTGGCATCAGCGTTTGAGTTTGCGCCGCCCGGCGAGCTTGCGATTGAGCTTGATCCGCGCACGACCAGCGAAGAAAAAATAGCGTTTTACGGCAGCCTCGGCTTTACGCGCGTCAGTATGGGAATTCAGGACTTTGATCCAAAGGTGCAGAAGGCGGTGAATCGCATCCAATCGTTTGAGATGGTCGCAGGATTAATGAAGCGACTGCATGAAGCAGGAATTCATCAGATCAACACCGACCTGATTTATGGTCTGCCTTATCAAACCGTGACCAGTTTTGAGCATACATTAAAGCAAACGCTGTCGCTTACACCATCACGCATTGCGCTCTTCTCTTATGCCCATGTGCCGCATATGAAAAAGCATCAGCGCTTAATTGATGAACATGCGCTACCCGATGATCGCACGAAGCTCACGCTTTATCGGATGGCGACAGAGTTTTTGCTCGCAAATGGCTACACAGCGATTGGTATCGACCACTTTGCGCGCGCGGATGACAGCCTCACAGTTGCAGCGAACTCTCATCGCATGCGGCGTAATTTTCAAGGATACGTCACCGATACCACCGATATTTTGCTGGGCTTTGGTACCTCTGCCATTAGTCAGTTTCCGGGCGGGTATACCCAGAATTACAGCGCCACACACGAGTACAGTAAACGGATTGAAGCGGGTCAGCTCGCCACATGCCGAGGCTGGAAAGCGGGCGCACAGGATAGCTTCCGCAAAGAAATTATCGATACGCTAATGTGCTACATGGAGGCCGACATAGGCCAAATTGCTGCTAAGCACGGTCAGGACGCAAATATTTGCGCGCGCGAGCTGACATTGCTGCAGGAATGTGCCTACAGCGATATTGCACATACAAAGGGAAACCTAGTGCAGATTGCCACGCCGTATCGCATGGCATCGCGCGCGGTCGCGGCGGTATTTGATCAGTATCAACTACCTGACTCTGCTCAGTATTCGAGAGTATCCTAA